Proteins co-encoded in one Pocillopora verrucosa isolate sample1 chromosome 1, ASM3666991v2, whole genome shotgun sequence genomic window:
- the LOC131773507 gene encoding uncharacterized protein, whose amino-acid sequence MGDLNAKVGSDNLNFERVMGRGGCGVQNDNGERLVEWCAFNNMIIGGALFPHRNIHKLTWTSPNGRDQNQIDHLMVNSMWRRSLLDVRVRRGADASSDHHLVTAKVRLKLRAAGPNKQRTPRYDISRLQDQRTKNAFVLQLRNRFQALSNIDEQSIDEEEDTVNQQWKQVKNISDEASKTCLGMQKTRKKKEWITPDTWQAIEERRQLKKKINDSKSARLREKYRAAYTETNRRVKRKIRTDKRAYMEGIARCGGNTLLPYMPVRRKGHERERES is encoded by the coding sequence ATGGGTGATCTTAACGCCAAGGTGGGCTCAGACAACTTGAATTTTGAAAGAGTCATGGGAAGAGGAGGATGTGGAGTGCAGAATGACAATGGAGAGAGGCTGGTAGAATGGTGTGCATTTAATAACATGATCATCGGTGGAGCCCTATTCCCGCATCGCAACATTCACAAACTCACCTGGACATCCCCTAATGGGCGGGATCAAAACCAAATAGACCACCTAATGGTTAACAGCATGTGGCGCCGCTCCCTGCTTGACGTAAGAGTAAGAAGAGGGGCTGATGCAAGCAGCGATCACCATCTTGTGACTGCAAAGGTGAGATTGAAACTGAGAGCAGCTGGACCAAACAAACAACGCACTCCTAGATATGACATCAGCAGATTACAAGACCAAAGGACTAAGAATGCTTTTGTCCTACAGCTGAGGAACAGGTTCCAAGCCTTGAGTAACATAGACGAGCAAAGCATTGATGAAGAGGAAGACACTGTAAATCAACAGTGGAAGCAAGTGAAGAACATATCTGATGAAGCGAGTAAAACCTGTCTGGGGATGCAAAAGacgagaaagaagaaagaatggaTTACACCAGACACGTGGCAGGCTATCGAGGAGAGACGCCAGCTGAAGAAGAAGATAAATGACAGCAAATCAGCCAGACTTCGAGAGAAGTATAGAGCGGCTTACACAGAAACCAACAGGCGTGTCAAAAGAAAGATCAGAACAGATAAGAGAGCGTATATGGAAGGGATCGCCAGATGTGGAGGGAACACGTTGCTGCCCTACATGCCTGTTAGGCGTAAAGGgcatgagagagagagagagagttaa